In Bartonella machadoae, a single genomic region encodes these proteins:
- a CDS encoding sensor histidine kinase, which yields MAKLDAYNAPTEGYAGSKLDAQNHKAQKEHIPLFSGSVYQKLLFIEPWLRRSIPFVILAFLVVLAAIRFVSIYDWRHAIDKNTRSTLTLLASHITNIIDRDLLSATQKGKVAPLSHNHLQNILINFSNQKLVNPNIVIAIVDQKGNVLASSSSEIILGKSLQNFTPESIALQSLGKHAGVMKITIGKDVPALASFQQTENGQYGVFISETTQHISMEWRKIFSLNMTLFIGTSAVILALLYAYYNQIIRARKTDLISEKIQNRIDMAMMRGRCGLWDWNMASGRVYWSRAIYEMLGYVPQDALLSISQITAIINPNDANFFDLAQELMSGQKKHIDINIPMRHADGHCIWMRIRAEVTDEEEPHLVGIAFDISEQRQLAEETAQADLRIRDAIENISESFVLWDSEGRLVMSNSKFCEYAAIPKQVLQSGIQRATVEAMARPAISEYPLKDDGDGNLTSIRQTADGCWLKINERRTQDGGLVCIGTDISELKQQQEKFEDSERRLFSFIQELKRTRGSAQQRATEVEKLNKSLKAEKERAESANKAKSEFLANMSHELRTPLNAILGFSDIMLQSTFGPLGSQRYKEYMRDIYNSGTHLLTLINDILDMSKIEAGRFSLDCKNINLEPIISEAARTLTPQAQEKNISVTTNIAPELHAEVDGRAMKQIFLNLISNAVKFTPSGGRIDICAFKKKNNLICSIKDTGVGIPQSAIQKLGQPFEQVENQLTKTHTGSGLGLAISRSLLELHKGKLEIFSKEMKGTTVTITMPIKQS from the coding sequence ATGGCTAAATTGGACGCATATAATGCGCCAACAGAGGGGTATGCTGGTTCAAAATTAGACGCTCAAAACCACAAAGCACAAAAAGAGCATATTCCTCTGTTTTCTGGCTCAGTCTATCAAAAACTTCTTTTTATCGAACCTTGGCTGCGGCGTTCCATCCCATTTGTCATTCTTGCTTTTCTTGTTGTGCTGGCTGCAATTCGTTTCGTATCAATCTATGATTGGCGCCATGCGATTGATAAAAACACACGTTCTACTCTCACTCTTTTAGCCTCTCATATTACCAATATAATTGATCGGGATTTACTTTCTGCTACACAAAAAGGCAAAGTTGCTCCCCTTTCTCATAATCATTTGCAAAATATCCTCATCAATTTTAGTAATCAAAAACTTGTCAATCCCAACATTGTTATTGCCATAGTTGATCAAAAAGGCAATGTCTTAGCTTCATCAAGTTCCGAGATTATTTTAGGAAAATCCTTACAGAATTTTACCCCTGAAAGCATTGCTTTACAATCTCTGGGAAAACATGCTGGAGTTATGAAAATTACGATAGGGAAAGACGTCCCTGCTCTTGCTTCCTTTCAGCAAACAGAAAATGGACAATATGGTGTTTTCATCAGCGAAACAACGCAACATATCTCTATGGAATGGCGAAAAATTTTTTCGTTAAATATGACCCTGTTCATAGGAACAAGCGCTGTTATTTTAGCCCTCCTCTACGCCTATTATAATCAGATTATAAGGGCACGCAAGACAGATTTGATTTCAGAAAAAATTCAAAACCGTATTGATATGGCCATGATGCGTGGACGTTGTGGTCTATGGGATTGGAATATGGCTAGCGGACGTGTTTACTGGTCACGGGCAATTTATGAAATGCTCGGGTATGTGCCTCAAGATGCCCTGCTTTCAATTTCGCAAATTACCGCTATTATCAACCCAAACGATGCTAATTTTTTCGATCTTGCTCAAGAATTAATGAGTGGTCAAAAAAAGCATATTGATATTAATATCCCCATGCGTCATGCCGATGGACATTGTATATGGATGCGCATTCGTGCTGAAGTGACGGATGAAGAAGAACCCCATTTAGTTGGTATTGCCTTCGATATTAGTGAACAACGGCAACTCGCAGAAGAAACAGCACAAGCTGATCTTCGGATTCGCGACGCAATTGAAAATATTTCAGAATCTTTTGTCTTATGGGATTCCGAAGGACGTTTGGTTATGTCCAACAGCAAATTTTGCGAATATGCTGCTATCCCTAAACAGGTTTTACAATCAGGAATCCAGCGTGCAACCGTCGAAGCTATGGCGCGCCCTGCAATTAGCGAATATCCCCTCAAAGATGATGGTGATGGTAACTTAACCAGTATTCGCCAAACGGCAGATGGTTGTTGGCTTAAAATTAATGAACGCCGTACACAAGATGGAGGGCTTGTTTGCATCGGTACAGATATTTCCGAGCTTAAACAGCAGCAAGAAAAATTTGAAGATAGTGAAAGACGCCTTTTTTCTTTTATTCAAGAACTCAAACGCACTCGAGGAAGTGCGCAACAACGTGCAACTGAAGTTGAAAAACTTAATAAAAGTCTGAAAGCTGAAAAAGAGCGTGCTGAAAGTGCGAATAAAGCTAAATCAGAGTTTTTAGCCAATATGTCCCATGAATTGCGCACTCCACTTAATGCTATTCTCGGCTTTTCGGATATCATGTTACAATCTACCTTTGGTCCTCTTGGCTCACAACGTTATAAAGAATATATGCGTGATATTTACAATTCAGGAACACATCTTCTCACTCTTATTAATGATATCCTTGATATGTCCAAAATCGAAGCAGGTAGATTTTCTCTTGATTGTAAAAATATCAATCTTGAACCAATCATTAGTGAAGCGGCACGAACACTTACACCACAAGCTCAAGAAAAAAATATTTCCGTTACAACAAATATTGCTCCAGAACTGCACGCAGAAGTTGATGGCCGTGCCATGAAACAGATCTTTCTTAATCTCATCTCTAATGCGGTTAAATTCACACCTTCTGGAGGACGTATTGATATCTGTGCTTTTAAGAAAAAAAATAACCTTATTTGTAGCATTAAAGATACGGGAGTTGGGATTCCTCAATCAGCAATTCAAAAACTTGGACAACCTTTTGAACAAGTGGAAAATCAACTCACGAAAACCCATACTGGCTCAGGTCTTGGGTTAGCCATTTCGCGCTCTCTTTTAGAACTCCATAAAGGGAAACTTGAAATTTTCTCTAAAGAAATGAAGGGAACAACTGTAACAATTACAATGCCAATCAAACAAAGTTAA
- the pepN gene encoding aminopeptidase N encodes MEQPKTLLYRLEDYQPTPYAIPKTQLCFCLEPQKTFVTAILCIEARQNTKKGTPLVLSGDDLTLISVAINGTKLSEDAYKVSPSYLEITTPPATPFTLQLVTELNPEKNRQLMGLYLSNGVYCTQCEAEGFRRITYFYDRPDVLSTYTVKIEADSQKIPILLSNGNLVETGTLEGNRHFALWEDPYPKPSYLFALVGGDLDKLEDNFTTVSGRHIKLGIYVEKGKTKRATYAMDALKRSMRWDEKYFGREYDLDVFNIVAVSDFNMGAMENKGLNIFNDKYVLADPETATDQDYRNIERIIAHEYFHNWTGNRITCRDWFQLCLKEGLTVYRDQEFSSDQNVRSLQRIENIKILKAKQFTEDSGPLAHCVRPRQYSQINNFYTATVYEKGAEVVRMVHTLLGSSLFRKGMDLYFQRHDGQACTIEDFIACFAEVSQQDFSQFMLWYEQAGTPHVTIDTHYNDGVLTIHAKQHIPATPQQNIKKPMLIPIAFGLLGHNGESLTYESDADIQSDVMLLSKENQTFTLRGLREKPVLSLLRDFSAPINLQTPFNESELIFLAQNDSNQLNRWQSLNQLMMQALIEAIQDKTQVKENIPSALLKLIENIIKDESLEPEFRAFCLSLPSEIELAHTIGKNVNPERIHHVRNQFLASLAQTHQELFTKVYRKMETNEPYSPNTVQAGKRALRNIMLDYLSIAEAQPNRAARQYATADNMTDRIASLTILVRHFTESEQTQNALNDFESRYRQDPLVMDKWFSIQAMVAEASTLDHVQKLMQHPLFSKDNPNRVRALIGVFASHNLTGFNRTDGASYHFLCQIILEIDKKNPQLASWLLTTMRSWKQLEPVRQQKLETALKRIAEAPQLSSDVADIINRLLA; translated from the coding sequence ATGGAACAACCAAAAACGCTCCTTTATCGTTTGGAAGATTACCAACCAACGCCCTATGCTATCCCAAAAACACAGCTTTGCTTTTGTTTAGAACCTCAAAAAACCTTTGTAACAGCAATATTATGCATTGAAGCGCGCCAAAATACAAAAAAAGGAACGCCTCTTGTGCTTTCTGGAGATGATCTTACATTAATTTCCGTTGCTATTAATGGTACAAAATTGTCGGAAGATGCTTATAAAGTATCTCCTTCATATTTAGAAATTACCACCCCACCGGCAACTCCCTTTACATTACAATTGGTCACAGAACTGAATCCTGAAAAAAACCGCCAACTCATGGGGCTTTATCTTTCCAATGGTGTTTATTGTACACAATGCGAAGCGGAAGGATTTCGTCGTATTACTTATTTTTATGATCGCCCAGATGTTCTTTCTACCTATACAGTAAAAATTGAAGCAGATTCTCAGAAAATTCCTATCTTGCTTTCCAATGGTAATCTTGTAGAAACAGGAACTCTTGAAGGTAACCGTCATTTTGCTCTTTGGGAAGATCCTTATCCTAAACCATCTTATCTCTTCGCTTTAGTTGGTGGTGATCTTGATAAGTTAGAAGACAATTTTACCACTGTATCTGGTAGGCATATCAAACTTGGTATCTATGTCGAAAAAGGAAAAACAAAACGTGCAACTTATGCAATGGATGCGCTCAAACGCTCTATGCGTTGGGATGAGAAGTATTTCGGGCGCGAATATGATCTTGATGTGTTCAATATTGTTGCTGTTTCCGACTTTAATATGGGGGCAATGGAAAACAAAGGGCTTAATATCTTTAATGATAAATATGTTCTCGCAGATCCTGAAACAGCAACCGATCAGGATTATAGAAATATCGAACGTATCATTGCTCATGAATATTTTCATAATTGGACCGGTAATCGTATTACCTGTCGTGATTGGTTTCAACTCTGTTTAAAAGAAGGCTTAACGGTTTACCGTGATCAGGAATTTTCCTCAGATCAAAATGTACGCAGCTTACAGCGAATTGAAAATATAAAAATATTGAAAGCGAAACAGTTTACGGAAGATTCTGGTCCCCTTGCTCATTGTGTACGTCCTCGTCAATATAGCCAAATCAACAATTTTTACACCGCAACCGTCTATGAAAAAGGTGCTGAAGTTGTGCGTATGGTGCATACTCTTTTAGGCTCCTCTCTCTTTCGTAAAGGGATGGATCTCTATTTTCAACGCCATGATGGGCAAGCTTGCACAATTGAAGATTTTATTGCCTGTTTTGCCGAAGTTTCCCAGCAAGATTTTTCACAATTCATGTTGTGGTATGAACAAGCCGGCACACCTCATGTGACAATCGATACGCATTATAATGATGGTGTTCTAACAATTCATGCAAAGCAACATATTCCAGCAACTCCGCAACAAAACATAAAAAAACCTATGCTTATCCCTATCGCTTTTGGTTTGTTAGGACATAATGGGGAATCTCTCACATATGAATCTGATGCCGATATTCAATCAGATGTTATGCTGCTCTCCAAAGAAAACCAAACATTCACATTAAGAGGACTACGCGAAAAACCTGTTTTATCACTGCTTAGAGATTTCTCTGCACCTATCAATCTCCAAACTCCATTCAATGAAAGCGAACTCATCTTTCTTGCACAAAATGACAGCAATCAACTTAATCGTTGGCAGTCGCTTAACCAGTTGATGATGCAAGCTCTTATTGAAGCTATTCAGGATAAAACACAAGTAAAAGAGAATATACCCTCTGCTTTGCTAAAATTGATTGAAAACATCATTAAAGATGAAAGCCTTGAACCAGAATTTCGCGCATTTTGTTTAAGTTTACCAAGCGAAATTGAACTTGCCCATACCATTGGTAAAAATGTTAATCCAGAGCGTATTCACCACGTGCGCAATCAATTTTTAGCTTCACTTGCACAGACACATCAAGAACTCTTTACAAAAGTTTATAGGAAAATGGAGACCAATGAGCCCTATTCACCAAACACTGTACAAGCTGGAAAACGAGCATTACGCAATATTATGCTAGATTATCTTTCTATTGCAGAAGCCCAACCAAATCGTGCTGCTAGACAATATGCAACAGCGGATAATATGACTGATCGTATAGCTAGTCTCACCATTTTAGTGCGGCATTTTACCGAAAGTGAGCAAACACAAAATGCCTTAAATGACTTTGAAAGCCGCTATCGGCAAGACCCTTTGGTCATGGATAAATGGTTTTCCATTCAAGCAATGGTTGCAGAAGCATCAACACTTGACCATGTTCAAAAACTCATGCAGCATCCGCTTTTTTCAAAAGATAATCCCAATCGTGTACGCGCCTTGATTGGTGTGTTTGCCTCTCATAATCTAACCGGTTTTAACAGAACTGATGGTGCATCCTATCATTTCCTTTGCCAAATCATTTTAGAAATTGACAAAAAAAATCCACAGCTCGCTTCATGGTTATTAACAACAATGCGCTCTTGGAAACAATTAGAACCTGTTCGGCAACAAAAACTTGAAACTGCATTAAAAAGGATTGCAGAGGCTCCTCAATTATCAAGTGATGTCGCTGATATCATCAATCGTCTCCTTGCTTGA
- a CDS encoding uracil-DNA glycosylase, whose protein sequence is MLNQISYAISYEELLNFYKESGVDAVLTDLPIDRFSQSATLEKKSTQTVNTSHNQPISPTIKSHNHPLPHQDRVQSEPSTIEIAKNAHTLDELKSALLAFNGCSLKLTAKNTCFSDGTAGSPLMLIGEAPGREEDIQGVPFVGKAGMLLNKILASIGLERKDVYIANTIPWRPPGNRTPTPREVALCRPFIERQIYLANPRVLIALGGIAAQFLTGSQNGIIRTRGKWFTYESENNIKIPVMPTFHPAYLLRTPSQKKLTWMDFLEVKNRLNNLS, encoded by the coding sequence ATGTTAAATCAAATATCGTACGCAATCTCATATGAAGAACTTTTAAACTTTTATAAAGAAAGTGGTGTGGATGCTGTTCTAACAGACTTGCCTATTGATCGTTTTAGTCAATCTGCCACTTTAGAGAAAAAATCAACACAAACTGTAAACACCTCTCATAATCAACCGATATCACCAACCATCAAGTCACATAATCATCCGCTCCCTCACCAAGATAGAGTGCAGAGTGAACCTTCCACTATAGAAATAGCAAAAAATGCTCACACACTCGATGAATTAAAGTCTGCCCTTCTCGCTTTTAATGGCTGCTCTTTAAAACTGACAGCAAAAAATACTTGTTTTTCAGATGGAACAGCAGGAAGTCCGCTCATGCTCATAGGAGAAGCACCAGGACGAGAAGAAGATATACAAGGCGTTCCTTTTGTGGGAAAAGCAGGAATGTTACTTAATAAAATCCTCGCATCCATTGGTTTAGAAAGAAAGGATGTTTACATAGCCAATACTATTCCTTGGCGCCCACCAGGAAACCGTACACCAACGCCAAGAGAAGTTGCATTGTGCCGTCCCTTCATTGAACGACAAATTTATTTAGCTAATCCGCGTGTTCTTATAGCGTTGGGAGGAATTGCTGCGCAATTTCTTACCGGATCTCAAAATGGAATTATTCGGACGCGAGGTAAATGGTTTACCTATGAAAGTGAAAATAATATCAAAATACCTGTTATGCCAACCTTTCATCCTGCTTACCTTCTTCGAACGCCCAGTCAAAAAAAGCTTACATGGATGGATTTTTTGGAAGTAAAAAATCGCTTAAACAATCTCTCGTAA
- a CDS encoding hydroxymethylpyrimidine/phosphomethylpyrimidine kinase, translated as MALIPSILIVAGTDPTGGAGIVRDIETAAHFQIKANLALTCVNVQDDHHVTEIVPMAGKLIAAQMRCALEANPISAIKIGMTGTQAIIAAICDVLEDYPHVPVILDPVLVASSGGKLTTETIIESMINKLLPHVDLLTPNRGELALLSQSSLASDDEQAIQQAKKLLSFGPRSILIKGGHAEGHLATDSFMNKTEIIKISTPRLKGTMRGTGCILSTAIAAHLALNESLIEAVKKAKTYIHTLLLNNNSKNY; from the coding sequence ATGGCGTTAATTCCTTCTATTCTTATTGTTGCAGGAACAGATCCAACAGGGGGGGCTGGTATTGTTCGTGACATAGAAACAGCAGCACATTTTCAAATAAAAGCAAATCTCGCTCTTACATGCGTTAATGTACAAGATGATCACCACGTTACTGAAATTGTTCCTATGGCTGGCAAACTTATCGCCGCGCAAATGCGCTGTGCCTTAGAGGCTAATCCCATAAGCGCAATAAAAATCGGGATGACAGGTACACAAGCAATTATAGCAGCAATCTGTGATGTCTTAGAAGACTATCCCCATGTTCCCGTTATTCTAGATCCTGTACTTGTTGCGTCATCAGGAGGAAAATTAACAACGGAAACAATCATCGAAAGTATGATAAATAAACTTCTTCCTCATGTTGATCTTTTAACGCCAAATAGAGGAGAACTTGCTCTTCTTAGCCAAAGTTCATTGGCATCTGATGATGAGCAAGCAATACAACAAGCAAAAAAACTTCTTTCTTTTGGTCCACGCTCTATCTTAATAAAAGGTGGACATGCAGAAGGTCATCTCGCAACTGATAGCTTCATGAACAAAACTGAGATAATAAAGATTTCCACTCCACGTTTAAAGGGAACAATGCGAGGAACAGGTTGTATCCTTTCAACGGCTATTGCTGCACATTTGGCATTAAATGAATCTCTTATTGAAGCCGTCAAAAAAGCAAAAACATATATCCACACATTGCTGTTAAACAATAATTCAAAAAATTATTAA